One stretch of Toxoplasma gondii ME49 chromosome XI, whole genome shotgun sequence DNA includes these proteins:
- the LEO1 gene encoding Paf1/RNA polymerase II complex component LEO1 (encoded by transcript TGME49_216750~Gene product name based on ToxoDB Community Expert Annotation.), producing the protein MEEAAHASPEVLDGGAWPAVAEHTGEEEATSDDSPQTQRRPEAQDLEPEAVEAEDDLFGEGRDEDLFGEEDDELEVSRQKARDALSPTDPTADAQPDDAAAKGEEALAREEEAFSRFDEEGRRHSDDEEPCEDDQEIQLPIQELPPSTKDARLVVLRLPPTVSVKVRGAPANSRPHSSSSAAISADDKFTIEWGHPGGKKDGEHEAAEDKVPASNCKLVEWGDGSYSLFVGRQMFDVQVKRDPTLFFENSSSETIKTLHCRAESRFQVRLGELLNFREFFTQRNMRHGKKRRAALTTQEQIERAEQLTRKTVERRHEAARTRRRQADSARGLERGLTRHFLEADSEEELEAKQDEEEEDGSSLAKIKEQYKRQKRFK; encoded by the exons ATGGAAGaggcggcgcatgcgtctccagAGGTTCTCGACGGCGGTGCATGGCCTGCTGTCGCTGAACACacaggcgaggaggaagcgactTCTGACGACTctccgcagacgcagaggagaccgGAAGCGCAGGACCTCGAGCCGGAGGCCGTCGAAGCGGAGGACGACTTGTTtggagagggcagagacgaagacctcttcggtgaagaagacgacgaactCGAGGTCTCTCGACAGAAGGCGCGAGACGCCCTCAGTCCGACAGATCCGACGGCGGACGCCCAGCCAGACGACGCAGCGgcgaaaggcgaggaggcgctggcgagagaggaagaggcgttCTCCCGAttcgacgaggaaggaagacggcacagcgacgacgaggaacCGTGCGAAGACGACCAAGAAATCCAGCTGCCGATTCAGGAACTTCCGCCTTCCACTAAGGACGCCAGG CTTGTCGtccttcgcctgcctccGACAGTTTCGGTCAAAGTCCGCGGAGCTCCTGCCAATTCGCGCCCTCACTCCTCCAGTTCCGCCGCCATCAGTGCGGACGACAAATTCACCATCGA ATGGGGTCACCCTGGCGGCAAGAAGGACGGCGAGCATGAGGCG GCTGAAGACAAAGTCCCTGCGTCCAACTGTAAACTTGTTGAGTGGGGAGACGGCAGCTACTCGCTTTTCGTTGGTCGGCAGATGTTCGACGTTCAG GTCAAACGCGATCCGACACTGTTCTTCGAGAACtcgagt AGTGAAACCATCAAAACTCTCCACTGTCGGGCAGAGTCGAGGTTCCAAGTTCGCTTGGGAGAACTTTTGAATTTCCGAGAATTCTTCACTCAAAGAAACATGCGCCATGGAAAGAAACGCCGCGCCGCTCTGACCACTCAAGAGCAGATCGAACGCGCCGAACAACTGACTCGAAAA ACGGTcgaacggagacacgaggCAGCGCGTACACGCCGTCGACAGGCAGACTCGGCGCGCGGTTTAGAGCGAGGCTTGACTCGACATTTCTTGGAAgccgacagcgaagaagaactcgaggcgaagcaagacgaggaagaggaagacg GGAGCTCTCTGGCGAAGATAAAGGAACAGtacaagagacagaagcgctTCAAGTAG
- a CDS encoding riboflavin kinase (encoded by transcript TGME49_216740~Signal peptide predicted by SignalP 2.0 HMM (probability 0.993) with cleavage site probability 0.266 at residue 49~Predicted trans-membrane domain (TMHMM2.0):11-34), with protein MLHRRRERPPQLVLLLLLLLLLLLFLLLLLLLLLLLLLLPLQVAPCVSSTPFVCFACASAVLFSLSSVRGLAKGRPFSLPLLWLATLQEEAARIQVRRHFQSGQKELEAVLSSSAASGAMSRPSPRPPEAASRLGALPTSKRVSLPSVLLVEADALVLDWGSLLQCLLQGLLGRKLLAEETSQLLVPGSSLLQVGARIVAEASSPRLFSAAEAAKSPLCEAALGVSVQTLCGRVLDSVSTTKVLPVASPSSDERSPSAPGRSLPTSEETSSQPFLQRVLHALKTTVKPHIGAYRFLRVLFLHVCGDPRGRARAQLPPLAGAAVNRRASEDDGDEDSPRPVHVVLCTSNAELWEDHLAMLRRRGASLVAEPAADSHASARRDGGEPRAASRCSSPPQLRMRRGRSPSSELDGPGASSQTPEVFTRLVDAGAVSLFALQRGVDALRLFVEEQAQATVCGDRGAREARGFAKRRGSPGDAETGETSSRSGRTTRGREEGRTDPPLPGGPCAGSRDARGGAAVAVAAKSKAFAQFASAAGFSQSVPLLRRTRLHPSAATRMSACSASEFSTAATTPLSASVETGDVSSPERRRLSGLSTPSSPAARDGSLEVCDAIHQASSRASTPADFRPCSRCGGRAAEDCDPVEFEDMQASSRSLALCSACDEALETALLDSIDDVDLLRLFHPHAWSRPVHAQVEHPSSLVSTSCTYSPVAPTPISEKCLPHSSSCSSSSCSSSFSSSTCSCSSCSSSVATIPASDMRLLRSGLLQPPVYPAKVSPLGFARPVPATGVSAASRRSRSTGRRDSRPEVEADGDRCWQVSCAACRCLAAEEEAALLEAQDGRESARDALREAGADCREKPSEAPTTPAACAFQDAVGSWEAAASGVDAWGKSVELMFPVLVTGTVVKGFGRGSKMLGIPTANVRQAVGPVVLRCAEAEARWRRTARERLTRSLDGSGKETETRSRMQEAEQTEEKGGGEREEGETGSERENEDWVREVIRTSHPVALFPGVYYGWATLHPLSLANAGGETEQHEIDRNNAKVERKVEVFKTAMSVGYNPYFGNTSVTIEPYIYHEFDEDFVGSPITVLVTGFLRSEAAFSSFGHLIQAIQNDCEVCRTALDHPSFLSSKRLLEVLCQHNDDPPHTSSL; from the exons ATGCTCCACCGTCGGCGTGAACGGCCGCCGCAGctggttcttcttctgcttcttcttctccttcttcttcttttccttcttcttctccttcttcttcttctccttcttcttctgcttcctttgcAGGTCGCGCCCTGCGTCTCGTCGACgcctttcgtctgtttcgcctGCGCGTCGGcagttcttttttctctctcttccgtccGTGGGCTCGCGAAAGGAcgcccgttctctctcccgctgctGTGGCTTGCGACACTgcaagaagaagccgcgaggaTTCAAGTGCGGCGGCACTTCCAGAGCGGACAAAAAGAACTCGAAGCAGTCCTGTCGTCTTCAGCTGCGTCCGGAGCCATGTCGAGACCGTCGCCTCGGCCTCCGGAAGCTGCTTCGCGCCTCGGCGCGCTGCCGACGTCgaagcgcgtctctctcccctcagTCCTTCTCGTCGAGGCAGACGCTCTCGTCCTCGACTGGGGAAGTTTGCTGCAGTGCCTCCTCCAGGGTCTGCTCGGCAGGAAGCTTCTTGCCGAGGAGACTTCGCAGCTTCTCGTCCccggctcttctctgctccagGTTGGCGCGCGCATCGTCGCCGAGGCTTCCAGTCCGAgactcttctctgccgccgaAGCCGCCAAGTCGCCGCTTTGCGAGGCCGCACTGGGCGTCTCTGTCCAGACCCTCTGTGGACGCGTTCTCGACTCGGTCTCGACCACGAAGGTTCTGCCAGTTGCCTCTCCGAGCAGTGACGAgcgttcgccttctgctcctgGACGTTCGCTGCCAACAAGTGAGGAAACGTCTTCGCAGCCGTTCCTGCAACGCGTCCTGCACGCCCTCAAAACGACGGTCAAACCTCACATCGGGGCGTACCGTTTTCTGCGGGTGCTCTTCCTGCATGTCTGCGGAGACCCCCGGGGACGCGCTCGAGCGCAGCTTCCGCCTCTGGCTGGCGCGGCCGTCAACCGCCGAGCCTCGGAggacgacggcgacgaagactcTCCTCGTCCTGTCCATGTCGTGCTCTGCACAAGCAACGCGGAGCTGTGGGAGGACCATTTGGCGATGCTAAGGCGGCGCGGAGCCTCCCTGGTCGCAGAGCCGGCGGCAGACAGCCATGCGAGTGCTCGTCGCGACGGAGGCGAGCCTCGCGCGGCCTCCCGCTGCTCGTCGCCTCCCCAGCTGCGCATGCGGAGAGGACGTTCGCCGAGTTCAGAGCTGGACGGCCCCGGCGCAAGTTCTCAAACTCCTGAGGTGTTCACGCGCCTTGTGGACGCGggcgccgtctctctcttcgctctgcaaCGAGGCGTCGACGCGCTCCGACTCTTCGTCGAGGAGCAAGCGCAGGCCACAGTCTGTGGCGACCgcggcgcgagagaggctcGAGGTTTCGCGAAGCGCCGCGGGTCGCCAGGGGATgcggagacgggagagacgtCGTCGAGGTCAGGGCGGACAACGAGGgggagggaggaaggaagaacagatCCGCCGCTTCCCGGGGGACCCTGCGCCGGCAGCCGAGACGCGCGAGGAGGTGCAGCAGTCGCCGTCGCCGCAAAATCGAAGGCCTTCGCGCAGTTCGCCAGTGCAGCAG GGTTCTCCCAGTCGGTGCCTCTTCTGCGGCGAACGCGGCTCCATCCGTCCGCTGCGACGCGcatgagtgcatgcagcgccagCGAGTTCTCCACAGCGGCGACGAcgcctctgtctgcttcggTCGAGACCGGCGATGTGAGTTCCCCCGAGAGACGGCGCCTCTCCGGTCTGAGCACACCGTCGTCACCCGCTGCGCGTGATGGGTCGTTGGAAGTCTGCGACGCGATCCACCAGGCGTCCAGCCGAGCGTCCACCCCCGCGGACTTCCGTCCTTGCTCGCGGTGCGGTGGCCGCGCAGCCGAGGACTGCGACCCGGTTGAGTTCGAAGACATGCAGGcatcttcgcgttctctcgcgctctgcaGCGCATGTGACGAGGCGTTGGAAACTGCTCTTCTCGACAGCATCGACGACGTCGACTTGCTGCGACTCTTCCATCCTCATGCATGGAGCCgacctgtgcatgcgcaagtgGAACATCCGAGTTCCCTCGTCTCCACCTCCTGCACCTACAGTCCCGTCGCCCCGACCCCCATATCTGAGAAATGCCTTCCacactcttcttcgtgttcttcttcgtcttgttcttcttctttttcttcttcgacttgttcttgttcgtcttgttcttcttctgtcgcaaCCATCCCCGCGAGCGACATGCGACTGCTTCGGAGCGGTCTTCTGCAGCCTCCGGTCTATCCAGCGAAAGTTTCGCCGCTTGGCTTCGCCCGTCCAGTGCCTGCGACTGGCGTTTCCGCCGCGTCGCGCAGGTCGAGGTCCACGGGACGTCGGGACTCGAGGCCGGAAGTGGAGGCGGATGGAGACAGATGCTGGCAGGTGAGCTGCGCAGCCTGTCGCTGCCTtgcagccgaagaagaggctgcGCTTTTGGAGGCGCAGGACGGACGGGAGAGCGCCAGAGACGCCTTGCGAGAGGCGGGCGcagactgcagagaaaagccgagCGAAGCTCCGACGACccccgctgcatgcgcttttcAGGACGCTGTGGGGTCTTGGGAGGCCGCGGCGTCGGGCGTCGACGCTTGGGGCAAGTCTGTCGAGTTGATGTTTCCTGTGTTGGTCACGGGAACAGTTGTCAAGGGATTCGGACGAGGAAGTAAGATGCTTGGAATTCCGACAGCAAATGTTCGGCAAGCAGTGGGTCCTGTGGTCCTTCGGTGCGCCGAGGCCGAGGCGCGCTGGCGTCGGACTGCTCGAGAGCGGCTGACGCGCTCGCTGGACGGTTCTGGAAAAGAGACCGAGACCCgatcgcgcatgcaggaagcagaacagacagaagagaagggaggtggagagcgagaagaaggagagaccggttcggagagagagaacgaggactGGGTGAGGGAGGTGATACGAACGTCACACCCTGTAGCACTCTTCCCCG GCGTCTACTACGGATGGGCTACGCTCCACCCTTTGTCGCTGGCCAACGCGGGAGGCGAAACAGAGCAACATGAGATCGATCGCAACAACGCGAAGGTCGAGCGGAAGGTCGAAGTCTTCAAGACGGCGATGTCTGTGGGCTACAATCCGTACTTTGGGAACACTTCGGTGACCATT GAGCCTTACATCTACCACGAGTTTGACGAAGACTTTGTTGGGAGCCCGATCACGGTCTTGGTCACAGGTTTCCTCCGCAGCGAGGCTGCGTTTTCGTCCTTCG gTCACTTGATTCAGGCGATTCAGAACGACTGCGAAGTCTGTCGAACTGCCTTGGATCACCCGagtttcctttcctcgaaACGCCTGCTCGAGGTGCTGTGTCAACACAATGACGACCCGCCACACACTTCGAGTCTCTGA